From a single Apostichopus japonicus isolate 1M-3 chromosome 12, ASM3797524v1, whole genome shotgun sequence genomic region:
- the LOC139977765 gene encoding uncharacterized protein: MNLYILSLFFGTALCAFKISFASSHNEERVRRNPPKESAQKKERPFQPLTLGNAELPIDVNKQGNLAVYGNLRNRRLDDTDEHKVSVKIRSTGDDQSNLRSPPGESASGAIYVRWGHHSCPSSSQLVYTGSAAGTNAQDSGAE; encoded by the exons ATGAATCTCTACATTTTGTCTCTGTTCTTTGGCACGGCTTTATGCGCATTCAAAATATCGTTTGCATCTAGTCACAATGAAGAAAGAGTCCGTCGGAATCCGCCAAAAGAATCTGCCCAGAAGAAAGAAAGACCATTCCAGCCCTTGACATTG GGCAATGCAGAACTACCCATTGATGTAAACAAACAGGGAAACTTAGCAGTTTATGGGAATCTTCGTAATCGTAGATTAGACGACACCGACGAGCATAAAGTGTCAGTAAAGATCAGAAGCA CCGGAGATGACCAGTCTAATCTCCGAAGTCCTCCAGGAGAATCAGCTAGTGGAGCCATCTACGTTAGATGGGGTCATCATAGTTGTCCATCCTCTTCACAGTTAGTTTATACAG GCTCCGCCGCGGGAACAAACGCGCAGGATTCCGGGGCGGAGTAA